One window from the genome of Oryctolagus cuniculus chromosome 1, mOryCun1.1, whole genome shotgun sequence encodes:
- the SLC37A4 gene encoding glucose-6-phosphate exchanger SLC37A4 isoform X3 gives MAAQGYGYYRTVIFSAMFGGYSLYYFNRKTFSFVMPSLVQEIPLDKDDLGLITSSQSAAYAISKFVSGVLSDQMSARWLFSSGLLLVGLVNIVFSWSSAVPVFAALWFLNGLAQGLGWPPCGKVLRKWFEPSQFGTWWAILSTSMNLAGGLGPILATVLAQSYSWRSTLALSGALCVAVSFLCLVLIHNEPADVGLRNLDPTPSKGKKGSSKEESTLQELLLSPYLWVLSTGYLVVFGVKTCCTDWGQFFLIQEKGQSALVGSSYMSALEVGGLVGSIAAGFLSDRAMAKAGLSVYGSPRHGLLLLMMAGMTASMYLFRVTVTSDSPKEVAFWTAALHPLAELTGFTEHELWILVLGAVFGFSSYGPIALFGVIANESAPPNLCGTSHAIVGLMANGSPLLPDSGRLSGWAALQHHCQALQLGHSLLGG, from the exons ATGGCGGCCCAGGGCTATGGCTATTACCGCACCGTGATCTTCTCCGCCATGTTCGGAGGCTACAGCCTGTACTACTTCAACCGCAAGACCTTCTCCTTTGTCATGCCGTCGCTGGTGCAGGAGATCCCCCTGGACAAGGATGACCTGG ggctCATCACCAGCAGCCAGTCGGCAGCCTATGCCATCAGCAAGTTTGTGAGCGGCGTGCTGTCCGACCAGATGAGTGCCCGCTGGCTCTTCTCCTCCGGGCTGCTCCTGGTCGGCCTGGTCAACATAGTGTTTTCCTGGAGCTCCGCGGTCCCTGTCTTCGCCGCTCTCTGGTTCCTTAAtggcctggcccaggggctgggctggcccccCTGCGGGAAGGTCTTGCGGAAG TGGTTTGAGCCATCTCAGTTTGGCACTTGGTGGGCCATCCTGTCAACCAGCATGAACCTGGCTGGAGGGCTGGGCCCCATCCTGGCCACTGTCCTGGCCCAGAGCTACAgctggcgcagcacgctggcgcTGTCTGGGGCCCTGTGTGTGGCTGTCTCCTTCCTCTGTCTCGTGCTCATCCACAATGAACCTGCCGATGTTGGACTCCGCAACCTGGACCCCACCCCCTCCAAGGGCAAGAAGG GCTCCTCGAAGGAGGAGAGCACCCTGCAGGAGCTGCTGCTCTCCCCCTACCTGTGGGTGCTCTCCACTGGCTACCTGGTGGTGTTTGGAGTAAAAACCTGCTGTACCGACTGGGGCCAGTTCTTCCTTATCCAGGAGAAAGGGCAGTCGGCCCTCGTGG GTAGCTCCTACATGAGTGCCCTGGAGGTCGGGGGCCTTGTAGGCAGCATCGCAGCTGGCTTCCTGTCAGACCGGGCCATGGCCAAG GCGGGGCTGTCCGTGTACGGGAGCCCTCGCCATGGCCTGTTGCTGCTCATGATGGCCGGCATGACAGCGTCCATGTACCTCTTCCGGGTGACGGTGACCAGTGACTCCCCCAAG GAGGTAGCTTTCTGGACTGCGGCTCTCCACCCTCTCGCTGAGCTCACAGGCTTTACGGAGCACGAG ctctggatcctggtgTTGGGAGCTGTGTTTGGTTTCTCCTCATATGGCCCCATCGCCTTGTTTGGAGTCATAGCCAATGAGAGTGCTCCTCCCAACTTATGCGGCACCTCTCATGCCATTGTGGGACTCATGGCCAATG gctctcctcttctccctgacAGTGGGCGGCTTTCTGGCTGGGCTGCCCTTCAGCACCATTGCCAAGCACTACAGCTGGGGCACAGCCTTCTGGGTGGCTGA
- the SLC37A4 gene encoding glucose-6-phosphate exchanger SLC37A4 isoform X1, with protein MAAQGYGYYRTVIFSAMFGGYSLYYFNRKTFSFVMPSLVQEIPLDKDDLGLITSSQSAAYAISKFVSGVLSDQMSARWLFSSGLLLVGLVNIVFSWSSAVPVFAALWFLNGLAQGLGWPPCGKVLRKWFEPSQFGTWWAILSTSMNLAGGLGPILATVLAQSYSWRSTLALSGALCVAVSFLCLVLIHNEPADVGLRNLDPTPSKGKKGSSKEESTLQELLLSPYLWVLSTGYLVVFGVKTCCTDWGQFFLIQEKGQSALVGSSYMSALEVGGLVGSIAAGFLSDRAMAKAGLSVYGSPRHGLLLLMMAGMTASMYLFRVTVTSDSPKEVAFWTAALHPLAELTGFTEHELWILVLGAVFGFSSYGPIALFGVIANESAPPNLCGTSHAIVGLMANVGGFLAGLPFSTIAKHYSWGTAFWVAELVCAASTAAFFLLRNIRTKMGRVPKKAE; from the exons ATGGCGGCCCAGGGCTATGGCTATTACCGCACCGTGATCTTCTCCGCCATGTTCGGAGGCTACAGCCTGTACTACTTCAACCGCAAGACCTTCTCCTTTGTCATGCCGTCGCTGGTGCAGGAGATCCCCCTGGACAAGGATGACCTGG ggctCATCACCAGCAGCCAGTCGGCAGCCTATGCCATCAGCAAGTTTGTGAGCGGCGTGCTGTCCGACCAGATGAGTGCCCGCTGGCTCTTCTCCTCCGGGCTGCTCCTGGTCGGCCTGGTCAACATAGTGTTTTCCTGGAGCTCCGCGGTCCCTGTCTTCGCCGCTCTCTGGTTCCTTAAtggcctggcccaggggctgggctggcccccCTGCGGGAAGGTCTTGCGGAAG TGGTTTGAGCCATCTCAGTTTGGCACTTGGTGGGCCATCCTGTCAACCAGCATGAACCTGGCTGGAGGGCTGGGCCCCATCCTGGCCACTGTCCTGGCCCAGAGCTACAgctggcgcagcacgctggcgcTGTCTGGGGCCCTGTGTGTGGCTGTCTCCTTCCTCTGTCTCGTGCTCATCCACAATGAACCTGCCGATGTTGGACTCCGCAACCTGGACCCCACCCCCTCCAAGGGCAAGAAGG GCTCCTCGAAGGAGGAGAGCACCCTGCAGGAGCTGCTGCTCTCCCCCTACCTGTGGGTGCTCTCCACTGGCTACCTGGTGGTGTTTGGAGTAAAAACCTGCTGTACCGACTGGGGCCAGTTCTTCCTTATCCAGGAGAAAGGGCAGTCGGCCCTCGTGG GTAGCTCCTACATGAGTGCCCTGGAGGTCGGGGGCCTTGTAGGCAGCATCGCAGCTGGCTTCCTGTCAGACCGGGCCATGGCCAAG GCGGGGCTGTCCGTGTACGGGAGCCCTCGCCATGGCCTGTTGCTGCTCATGATGGCCGGCATGACAGCGTCCATGTACCTCTTCCGGGTGACGGTGACCAGTGACTCCCCCAAG GAGGTAGCTTTCTGGACTGCGGCTCTCCACCCTCTCGCTGAGCTCACAGGCTTTACGGAGCACGAG ctctggatcctggtgTTGGGAGCTGTGTTTGGTTTCTCCTCATATGGCCCCATCGCCTTGTTTGGAGTCATAGCCAATGAGAGTGCTCCTCCCAACTTATGCGGCACCTCTCATGCCATTGTGGGACTCATGGCCAATG TGGGCGGCTTTCTGGCTGGGCTGCCCTTCAGCACCATTGCCAAGCACTACAGCTGGGGCACAGCCTTCTGGGTGGCTGAGCTGGTTTGTGCAGCCAGCACCGCTGCCTTCTTCCTGCTTCGAAACATCCGCACCAAGATGGGCAGAGTGCCCAAGAAGGCTGAGTGA
- the SLC37A4 gene encoding glucose-6-phosphate exchanger SLC37A4 isoform X6, with translation MAAQGYGYYRTVIFSAMFGGYSLYYFNRKTFSFVMPSLVQEIPLDKDDLGLITSSQSAAYAISKFVSGVLSDQMSARWLFSSGLLLVGLVNIVFSWSSAVPVFAALWFLNGLAQGLGWPPCGKVLRKWFEPSQFGTWWAILSTSMNLAGGLGPILATVLAQSYSWRSTLALSGALCVAVSFLCLVLIHNEPADVGLRNLDPTPSKGKKGSSKEESTLQELLLSPYLWVLSTGYLVVFGVKTCCTDWGQFFLIQEKGQSALVGSSYMSALEVGGLVGSIAAGFLSDRAMAKAGLSVYGSPRHGLLLLMMAGMTASMYLFRVTVTSDSPKEVAFWTAALHPLAELTGFTEHELWILVLGAVFGFSSYGPIALFGVIANESAPPNLCGTSHAIVGLMANGGAGS, from the exons ATGGCGGCCCAGGGCTATGGCTATTACCGCACCGTGATCTTCTCCGCCATGTTCGGAGGCTACAGCCTGTACTACTTCAACCGCAAGACCTTCTCCTTTGTCATGCCGTCGCTGGTGCAGGAGATCCCCCTGGACAAGGATGACCTGG ggctCATCACCAGCAGCCAGTCGGCAGCCTATGCCATCAGCAAGTTTGTGAGCGGCGTGCTGTCCGACCAGATGAGTGCCCGCTGGCTCTTCTCCTCCGGGCTGCTCCTGGTCGGCCTGGTCAACATAGTGTTTTCCTGGAGCTCCGCGGTCCCTGTCTTCGCCGCTCTCTGGTTCCTTAAtggcctggcccaggggctgggctggcccccCTGCGGGAAGGTCTTGCGGAAG TGGTTTGAGCCATCTCAGTTTGGCACTTGGTGGGCCATCCTGTCAACCAGCATGAACCTGGCTGGAGGGCTGGGCCCCATCCTGGCCACTGTCCTGGCCCAGAGCTACAgctggcgcagcacgctggcgcTGTCTGGGGCCCTGTGTGTGGCTGTCTCCTTCCTCTGTCTCGTGCTCATCCACAATGAACCTGCCGATGTTGGACTCCGCAACCTGGACCCCACCCCCTCCAAGGGCAAGAAGG GCTCCTCGAAGGAGGAGAGCACCCTGCAGGAGCTGCTGCTCTCCCCCTACCTGTGGGTGCTCTCCACTGGCTACCTGGTGGTGTTTGGAGTAAAAACCTGCTGTACCGACTGGGGCCAGTTCTTCCTTATCCAGGAGAAAGGGCAGTCGGCCCTCGTGG GTAGCTCCTACATGAGTGCCCTGGAGGTCGGGGGCCTTGTAGGCAGCATCGCAGCTGGCTTCCTGTCAGACCGGGCCATGGCCAAG GCGGGGCTGTCCGTGTACGGGAGCCCTCGCCATGGCCTGTTGCTGCTCATGATGGCCGGCATGACAGCGTCCATGTACCTCTTCCGGGTGACGGTGACCAGTGACTCCCCCAAG GAGGTAGCTTTCTGGACTGCGGCTCTCCACCCTCTCGCTGAGCTCACAGGCTTTACGGAGCACGAG ctctggatcctggtgTTGGGAGCTGTGTTTGGTTTCTCCTCATATGGCCCCATCGCCTTGTTTGGAGTCATAGCCAATGAGAGTGCTCCTCCCAACTTATGCGGCACCTCTCATGCCATTGTGGGACTCATGGCCAATG GTGGCGCTGGAAGTTAA
- the SLC37A4 gene encoding glucose-6-phosphate exchanger SLC37A4 isoform X5, whose amino-acid sequence MAAQGYGYYRTVIFSAMFGGYSLYYFNRKTFSFVMPSLVQEIPLDKDDLGLITSSQSAAYAISKFVSGVLSDQMSARWLFSSGLLLVGLVNIVFSWSSAVPVFAALWFLNGLAQGLGWPPCGKVLRKWFEPSQFGTWWAILSTSMNLAGGLGPILATVLAQSYSWRSTLALSGALCVAVSFLCLVLIHNEPADVGLRNLDPTPSKGKKGSSKEESTLQELLLSPYLWVLSTGYLVVFGVKTCCTDWGQFFLIQEKGQSALVGSSYMSALEVGGLVGSIAAGFLSDRAMAKAGLSVYGSPRHGLLLLMMAGMTASMYLFRVTVTSDSPKLWILVLGAVFGFSSYGPIALFGVIANESAPPNLCGTSHAIVGLMANGSPLLPDSGRLSGWAALQHHCQALQLGHSLLGG is encoded by the exons ATGGCGGCCCAGGGCTATGGCTATTACCGCACCGTGATCTTCTCCGCCATGTTCGGAGGCTACAGCCTGTACTACTTCAACCGCAAGACCTTCTCCTTTGTCATGCCGTCGCTGGTGCAGGAGATCCCCCTGGACAAGGATGACCTGG ggctCATCACCAGCAGCCAGTCGGCAGCCTATGCCATCAGCAAGTTTGTGAGCGGCGTGCTGTCCGACCAGATGAGTGCCCGCTGGCTCTTCTCCTCCGGGCTGCTCCTGGTCGGCCTGGTCAACATAGTGTTTTCCTGGAGCTCCGCGGTCCCTGTCTTCGCCGCTCTCTGGTTCCTTAAtggcctggcccaggggctgggctggcccccCTGCGGGAAGGTCTTGCGGAAG TGGTTTGAGCCATCTCAGTTTGGCACTTGGTGGGCCATCCTGTCAACCAGCATGAACCTGGCTGGAGGGCTGGGCCCCATCCTGGCCACTGTCCTGGCCCAGAGCTACAgctggcgcagcacgctggcgcTGTCTGGGGCCCTGTGTGTGGCTGTCTCCTTCCTCTGTCTCGTGCTCATCCACAATGAACCTGCCGATGTTGGACTCCGCAACCTGGACCCCACCCCCTCCAAGGGCAAGAAGG GCTCCTCGAAGGAGGAGAGCACCCTGCAGGAGCTGCTGCTCTCCCCCTACCTGTGGGTGCTCTCCACTGGCTACCTGGTGGTGTTTGGAGTAAAAACCTGCTGTACCGACTGGGGCCAGTTCTTCCTTATCCAGGAGAAAGGGCAGTCGGCCCTCGTGG GTAGCTCCTACATGAGTGCCCTGGAGGTCGGGGGCCTTGTAGGCAGCATCGCAGCTGGCTTCCTGTCAGACCGGGCCATGGCCAAG GCGGGGCTGTCCGTGTACGGGAGCCCTCGCCATGGCCTGTTGCTGCTCATGATGGCCGGCATGACAGCGTCCATGTACCTCTTCCGGGTGACGGTGACCAGTGACTCCCCCAAG ctctggatcctggtgTTGGGAGCTGTGTTTGGTTTCTCCTCATATGGCCCCATCGCCTTGTTTGGAGTCATAGCCAATGAGAGTGCTCCTCCCAACTTATGCGGCACCTCTCATGCCATTGTGGGACTCATGGCCAATG gctctcctcttctccctgacAGTGGGCGGCTTTCTGGCTGGGCTGCCCTTCAGCACCATTGCCAAGCACTACAGCTGGGGCACAGCCTTCTGGGTGGCTGA
- the SLC37A4 gene encoding glucose-6-phosphate exchanger SLC37A4 isoform X2, giving the protein MAAQGYGYYRTVIFSAMFGGYSLYYFNRKTFSFVMPSLVQEIPLDKDDLGLITSSQSAAYAISKFVSGVLSDQMSARWLFSSGLLLVGLVNIVFSWSSAVPVFAALWFLNGLAQGLGWPPCGKVLRKWFEPSQFGTWWAILSTSMNLAGGLGPILATVLAQSYSWRSTLALSGALCVAVSFLCLVLIHNEPADVGLRNLDPTPSKGKKGSSKEESTLQELLLSPYLWVLSTGYLVVFGVKTCCTDWGQFFLIQEKGQSALVGSSYMSALEVGGLVGSIAAGFLSDRAMAKAGLSVYGSPRHGLLLLMMAGMTASMYLFRVTVTSDSPKLWILVLGAVFGFSSYGPIALFGVIANESAPPNLCGTSHAIVGLMANVGGFLAGLPFSTIAKHYSWGTAFWVAELVCAASTAAFFLLRNIRTKMGRVPKKAE; this is encoded by the exons ATGGCGGCCCAGGGCTATGGCTATTACCGCACCGTGATCTTCTCCGCCATGTTCGGAGGCTACAGCCTGTACTACTTCAACCGCAAGACCTTCTCCTTTGTCATGCCGTCGCTGGTGCAGGAGATCCCCCTGGACAAGGATGACCTGG ggctCATCACCAGCAGCCAGTCGGCAGCCTATGCCATCAGCAAGTTTGTGAGCGGCGTGCTGTCCGACCAGATGAGTGCCCGCTGGCTCTTCTCCTCCGGGCTGCTCCTGGTCGGCCTGGTCAACATAGTGTTTTCCTGGAGCTCCGCGGTCCCTGTCTTCGCCGCTCTCTGGTTCCTTAAtggcctggcccaggggctgggctggcccccCTGCGGGAAGGTCTTGCGGAAG TGGTTTGAGCCATCTCAGTTTGGCACTTGGTGGGCCATCCTGTCAACCAGCATGAACCTGGCTGGAGGGCTGGGCCCCATCCTGGCCACTGTCCTGGCCCAGAGCTACAgctggcgcagcacgctggcgcTGTCTGGGGCCCTGTGTGTGGCTGTCTCCTTCCTCTGTCTCGTGCTCATCCACAATGAACCTGCCGATGTTGGACTCCGCAACCTGGACCCCACCCCCTCCAAGGGCAAGAAGG GCTCCTCGAAGGAGGAGAGCACCCTGCAGGAGCTGCTGCTCTCCCCCTACCTGTGGGTGCTCTCCACTGGCTACCTGGTGGTGTTTGGAGTAAAAACCTGCTGTACCGACTGGGGCCAGTTCTTCCTTATCCAGGAGAAAGGGCAGTCGGCCCTCGTGG GTAGCTCCTACATGAGTGCCCTGGAGGTCGGGGGCCTTGTAGGCAGCATCGCAGCTGGCTTCCTGTCAGACCGGGCCATGGCCAAG GCGGGGCTGTCCGTGTACGGGAGCCCTCGCCATGGCCTGTTGCTGCTCATGATGGCCGGCATGACAGCGTCCATGTACCTCTTCCGGGTGACGGTGACCAGTGACTCCCCCAAG ctctggatcctggtgTTGGGAGCTGTGTTTGGTTTCTCCTCATATGGCCCCATCGCCTTGTTTGGAGTCATAGCCAATGAGAGTGCTCCTCCCAACTTATGCGGCACCTCTCATGCCATTGTGGGACTCATGGCCAATG TGGGCGGCTTTCTGGCTGGGCTGCCCTTCAGCACCATTGCCAAGCACTACAGCTGGGGCACAGCCTTCTGGGTGGCTGAGCTGGTTTGTGCAGCCAGCACCGCTGCCTTCTTCCTGCTTCGAAACATCCGCACCAAGATGGGCAGAGTGCCCAAGAAGGCTGAGTGA
- the SLC37A4 gene encoding glucose-6-phosphate exchanger SLC37A4 isoform X9: MAAQGYGYYRTVIFSAMFGGYSLYYFNRKTFSFVMPSLVQEIPLDKDDLGLITSSQSAAYAISKFVSGVLSDQMSARWLFSSGLLLVGLVNIVFSWSSAVPVFAALWFLNGLAQGLGWPPCGKVLRKWFEPSQFGTWWAILSTSMNLAGGLGPILATVLAQSYSWRSTLALSGALCVAVSFLCLVLIHNEPADVGLRNLDPTPSKGKKGSSKEESTLQELLLSPYLWVLSTGYLVVFGVKTCCTDWGQFFLIQEKGQSALVGSSYMSALEVGGLVGSIAAGFLSDRAMAKAGLSVYGSPRHGLLLLMMAGMTASMYLFRVTVTSDSPKLWILVLGAVFGFSSYGPIALFGVIANESAPPNLCGTSHAIVGLMANGGAGS; the protein is encoded by the exons ATGGCGGCCCAGGGCTATGGCTATTACCGCACCGTGATCTTCTCCGCCATGTTCGGAGGCTACAGCCTGTACTACTTCAACCGCAAGACCTTCTCCTTTGTCATGCCGTCGCTGGTGCAGGAGATCCCCCTGGACAAGGATGACCTGG ggctCATCACCAGCAGCCAGTCGGCAGCCTATGCCATCAGCAAGTTTGTGAGCGGCGTGCTGTCCGACCAGATGAGTGCCCGCTGGCTCTTCTCCTCCGGGCTGCTCCTGGTCGGCCTGGTCAACATAGTGTTTTCCTGGAGCTCCGCGGTCCCTGTCTTCGCCGCTCTCTGGTTCCTTAAtggcctggcccaggggctgggctggcccccCTGCGGGAAGGTCTTGCGGAAG TGGTTTGAGCCATCTCAGTTTGGCACTTGGTGGGCCATCCTGTCAACCAGCATGAACCTGGCTGGAGGGCTGGGCCCCATCCTGGCCACTGTCCTGGCCCAGAGCTACAgctggcgcagcacgctggcgcTGTCTGGGGCCCTGTGTGTGGCTGTCTCCTTCCTCTGTCTCGTGCTCATCCACAATGAACCTGCCGATGTTGGACTCCGCAACCTGGACCCCACCCCCTCCAAGGGCAAGAAGG GCTCCTCGAAGGAGGAGAGCACCCTGCAGGAGCTGCTGCTCTCCCCCTACCTGTGGGTGCTCTCCACTGGCTACCTGGTGGTGTTTGGAGTAAAAACCTGCTGTACCGACTGGGGCCAGTTCTTCCTTATCCAGGAGAAAGGGCAGTCGGCCCTCGTGG GTAGCTCCTACATGAGTGCCCTGGAGGTCGGGGGCCTTGTAGGCAGCATCGCAGCTGGCTTCCTGTCAGACCGGGCCATGGCCAAG GCGGGGCTGTCCGTGTACGGGAGCCCTCGCCATGGCCTGTTGCTGCTCATGATGGCCGGCATGACAGCGTCCATGTACCTCTTCCGGGTGACGGTGACCAGTGACTCCCCCAAG ctctggatcctggtgTTGGGAGCTGTGTTTGGTTTCTCCTCATATGGCCCCATCGCCTTGTTTGGAGTCATAGCCAATGAGAGTGCTCCTCCCAACTTATGCGGCACCTCTCATGCCATTGTGGGACTCATGGCCAATG GTGGCGCTGGAAGTTAA
- the SLC37A4 gene encoding glucose-6-phosphate exchanger SLC37A4 isoform X8, with translation MTWVSCCPLPSPAGLITSSQSAAYAISKFVSGVLSDQMSARWLFSSGLLLVGLVNIVFSWSSAVPVFAALWFLNGLAQGLGWPPCGKVLRKWFEPSQFGTWWAILSTSMNLAGGLGPILATVLAQSYSWRSTLALSGALCVAVSFLCLVLIHNEPADVGLRNLDPTPSKGKKGSSKEESTLQELLLSPYLWVLSTGYLVVFGVKTCCTDWGQFFLIQEKGQSALVGSSYMSALEVGGLVGSIAAGFLSDRAMAKAGLSVYGSPRHGLLLLMMAGMTASMYLFRVTVTSDSPKEVAFWTAALHPLAELTGFTEHELWILVLGAVFGFSSYGPIALFGVIANESAPPNLCGTSHAIVGLMANGSPLLPDSGRLSGWAALQHHCQALQLGHSLLGG, from the exons ATGACCTGG GTGTCCTGCTGcccgctcccctcccctgcagggctCATCACCAGCAGCCAGTCGGCAGCCTATGCCATCAGCAAGTTTGTGAGCGGCGTGCTGTCCGACCAGATGAGTGCCCGCTGGCTCTTCTCCTCCGGGCTGCTCCTGGTCGGCCTGGTCAACATAGTGTTTTCCTGGAGCTCCGCGGTCCCTGTCTTCGCCGCTCTCTGGTTCCTTAAtggcctggcccaggggctgggctggcccccCTGCGGGAAGGTCTTGCGGAAG TGGTTTGAGCCATCTCAGTTTGGCACTTGGTGGGCCATCCTGTCAACCAGCATGAACCTGGCTGGAGGGCTGGGCCCCATCCTGGCCACTGTCCTGGCCCAGAGCTACAgctggcgcagcacgctggcgcTGTCTGGGGCCCTGTGTGTGGCTGTCTCCTTCCTCTGTCTCGTGCTCATCCACAATGAACCTGCCGATGTTGGACTCCGCAACCTGGACCCCACCCCCTCCAAGGGCAAGAAGG GCTCCTCGAAGGAGGAGAGCACCCTGCAGGAGCTGCTGCTCTCCCCCTACCTGTGGGTGCTCTCCACTGGCTACCTGGTGGTGTTTGGAGTAAAAACCTGCTGTACCGACTGGGGCCAGTTCTTCCTTATCCAGGAGAAAGGGCAGTCGGCCCTCGTGG GTAGCTCCTACATGAGTGCCCTGGAGGTCGGGGGCCTTGTAGGCAGCATCGCAGCTGGCTTCCTGTCAGACCGGGCCATGGCCAAG GCGGGGCTGTCCGTGTACGGGAGCCCTCGCCATGGCCTGTTGCTGCTCATGATGGCCGGCATGACAGCGTCCATGTACCTCTTCCGGGTGACGGTGACCAGTGACTCCCCCAAG GAGGTAGCTTTCTGGACTGCGGCTCTCCACCCTCTCGCTGAGCTCACAGGCTTTACGGAGCACGAG ctctggatcctggtgTTGGGAGCTGTGTTTGGTTTCTCCTCATATGGCCCCATCGCCTTGTTTGGAGTCATAGCCAATGAGAGTGCTCCTCCCAACTTATGCGGCACCTCTCATGCCATTGTGGGACTCATGGCCAATG gctctcctcttctccctgacAGTGGGCGGCTTTCTGGCTGGGCTGCCCTTCAGCACCATTGCCAAGCACTACAGCTGGGGCACAGCCTTCTGGGTGGCTGA
- the SLC37A4 gene encoding glucose-6-phosphate exchanger SLC37A4 isoform X10, protein MTWVSCCPLPSPAGLITSSQSAAYAISKFVSGVLSDQMSARWLFSSGLLLVGLVNIVFSWSSAVPVFAALWFLNGLAQGLGWPPCGKVLRKWFEPSQFGTWWAILSTSMNLAGGLGPILATVLAQSYSWRSTLALSGALCVAVSFLCLVLIHNEPADVGLRNLDPTPSKGKKGSSKEESTLQELLLSPYLWVLSTGYLVVFGVKTCCTDWGQFFLIQEKGQSALVGSSYMSALEVGGLVGSIAAGFLSDRAMAKAGLSVYGSPRHGLLLLMMAGMTASMYLFRVTVTSDSPKLWILVLGAVFGFSSYGPIALFGVIANESAPPNLCGTSHAIVGLMANGSPLLPDSGRLSGWAALQHHCQALQLGHSLLGG, encoded by the exons ATGACCTGG GTGTCCTGCTGcccgctcccctcccctgcagggctCATCACCAGCAGCCAGTCGGCAGCCTATGCCATCAGCAAGTTTGTGAGCGGCGTGCTGTCCGACCAGATGAGTGCCCGCTGGCTCTTCTCCTCCGGGCTGCTCCTGGTCGGCCTGGTCAACATAGTGTTTTCCTGGAGCTCCGCGGTCCCTGTCTTCGCCGCTCTCTGGTTCCTTAAtggcctggcccaggggctgggctggcccccCTGCGGGAAGGTCTTGCGGAAG TGGTTTGAGCCATCTCAGTTTGGCACTTGGTGGGCCATCCTGTCAACCAGCATGAACCTGGCTGGAGGGCTGGGCCCCATCCTGGCCACTGTCCTGGCCCAGAGCTACAgctggcgcagcacgctggcgcTGTCTGGGGCCCTGTGTGTGGCTGTCTCCTTCCTCTGTCTCGTGCTCATCCACAATGAACCTGCCGATGTTGGACTCCGCAACCTGGACCCCACCCCCTCCAAGGGCAAGAAGG GCTCCTCGAAGGAGGAGAGCACCCTGCAGGAGCTGCTGCTCTCCCCCTACCTGTGGGTGCTCTCCACTGGCTACCTGGTGGTGTTTGGAGTAAAAACCTGCTGTACCGACTGGGGCCAGTTCTTCCTTATCCAGGAGAAAGGGCAGTCGGCCCTCGTGG GTAGCTCCTACATGAGTGCCCTGGAGGTCGGGGGCCTTGTAGGCAGCATCGCAGCTGGCTTCCTGTCAGACCGGGCCATGGCCAAG GCGGGGCTGTCCGTGTACGGGAGCCCTCGCCATGGCCTGTTGCTGCTCATGATGGCCGGCATGACAGCGTCCATGTACCTCTTCCGGGTGACGGTGACCAGTGACTCCCCCAAG ctctggatcctggtgTTGGGAGCTGTGTTTGGTTTCTCCTCATATGGCCCCATCGCCTTGTTTGGAGTCATAGCCAATGAGAGTGCTCCTCCCAACTTATGCGGCACCTCTCATGCCATTGTGGGACTCATGGCCAATG gctctcctcttctccctgacAGTGGGCGGCTTTCTGGCTGGGCTGCCCTTCAGCACCATTGCCAAGCACTACAGCTGGGGCACAGCCTTCTGGGTGGCTGA